From a region of the Methylomonas rapida genome:
- a CDS encoding BatD family protein, with protein MNLRTVWLLLFVCGYWLAWPAWATEIQVSVDRNPVNLSESFQITFSASEQPDDSPDFSPLRENFEILNQQRSSNVSWINGKNSRTEQWTLNVMAKQAGELLIPPIAFGADTSQPIKLRVTDAPATASSSEEVFLEVQASPENPYVQSQVLYTLKLYRRVQITQASLNEPEIKDAVVEKLGEDSTYSTQVNGMNYWVTERKYAIFPQQSGVFTIAPLTLTAEVVAAQRPRFNGFFNRQITETRRISSKAITLNVQPIPQEYQDPVWLSAESLELSESWSDNGLQTKVGEPLTRTLRLSAKGATVGQLPELAGQLAIDGIKTYPDQPLLNEDKQGDGLMAVREEKIAYIPSKAGAYTLPALTIAWFNTLTQKTEIAHLPEVTIKALPAAGNASQPALADTSTQPRNQSEALPPAAADQTVFWQGLSAFLALGWLSTLVWWHARRQRLPAETRVAAKTAQTDDGKALKQACKNNDPQAAKQALLNWGKRQISADNLTAIAQQCGEPLKNEILALNQHLYAANPGNWQGQTLWQAFNQADYRQKDHSSHDDGLQPLFRL; from the coding sequence ATGAATTTGCGTACTGTTTGGTTATTGCTTTTTGTCTGCGGTTATTGGCTGGCGTGGCCGGCATGGGCGACCGAGATTCAGGTCAGCGTCGACCGCAACCCGGTCAATCTGAGCGAATCGTTCCAAATCACCTTCAGCGCCAGCGAACAACCGGACGACAGCCCGGATTTTTCGCCGCTACGGGAAAATTTCGAAATATTGAATCAACAACGCAGCAGCAACGTGTCCTGGATCAACGGTAAAAACAGCCGCACCGAACAATGGACGCTCAACGTGATGGCCAAGCAAGCCGGCGAATTGCTGATTCCGCCGATCGCGTTCGGCGCCGATACCAGCCAACCCATCAAACTGAGGGTGACCGACGCGCCCGCAACCGCCAGCAGTAGTGAGGAGGTATTCCTGGAGGTACAAGCCAGCCCGGAAAATCCTTATGTGCAATCGCAGGTGCTGTACACTCTGAAATTATATCGCCGCGTGCAGATCACCCAGGCTAGTCTAAACGAGCCGGAAATCAAGGATGCGGTGGTCGAAAAGCTGGGCGAAGACAGCACTTACAGCACCCAAGTGAATGGCATGAATTATTGGGTCACCGAACGCAAATACGCGATTTTTCCGCAGCAAAGTGGTGTCTTCACGATTGCTCCACTGACGCTGACGGCTGAAGTCGTGGCCGCCCAGCGTCCGCGCTTCAATGGTTTTTTCAACCGCCAAATCACCGAAACTCGCCGGATATCGTCCAAAGCCATCACCTTGAATGTGCAACCGATACCGCAAGAGTATCAAGACCCGGTCTGGCTGAGCGCGGAGTCCTTGGAACTGAGCGAAAGCTGGTCGGACAATGGTCTGCAAACCAAGGTGGGCGAACCTTTGACGCGCACGCTCCGCCTGAGCGCAAAAGGCGCAACGGTTGGCCAACTGCCAGAATTGGCCGGCCAGTTGGCCATCGACGGCATCAAAACCTATCCCGACCAGCCGCTGTTGAACGAAGACAAGCAAGGCGACGGCTTAATGGCTGTGCGCGAAGAGAAAATCGCCTACATCCCCAGCAAAGCCGGTGCATACACATTGCCGGCCCTGACGATTGCCTGGTTTAACACCCTTACGCAAAAAACCGAAATCGCCCATTTACCCGAAGTGACGATCAAAGCCTTGCCCGCAGCCGGTAATGCCAGCCAGCCAGCCCTTGCAGACACGTCGACGCAACCTCGCAACCAGTCCGAGGCCTTGCCGCCAGCCGCAGCCGATCAAACCGTTTTTTGGCAGGGCTTGTCGGCATTTTTGGCTTTAGGCTGGCTGTCGACGCTGGTTTGGTGGCATGCGCGGCGGCAACGGCTACCCGCCGAAACACGGGTAGCCGCTAAAACGGCGCAAACGGACGATGGCAAGGCCTTGAAACAGGCCTGTAAAAACAATGACCCGCAGGCCGCCAAGCAAGCCTTGCTGAATTGGGGCAAGCGCCAGATTTCAGCCGACAATCTAACGGCGATTGCCCAGCAGTGCGGCGAACCGCTAAAGAACGAAATCCTGGCGTTGAATCAGCATTTGTATGCTGCCAATCCAGGGAATTGGCAGGGACAAACCTTGTGGCAAGCTTTCAATCAAGCTGACTACAGGCAAAAAGACCACTCAAGCCATGATGATGGCTTACAACCACTGTTCCGACTGTAA
- the fae gene encoding formaldehyde-activating enzyme — protein MSDSYWFRTGEATVFSSEGQGTDAMPEILIGDVKGPAGIAFANLMGQTAGHTRMFAIRACNQQVRPATIMVPKVTIKSSAYVNLLGGPVQSAVADAVIDSVADGVIPRLQANELCIIAMLWIDPSCATNPNLDRKDLYRTNYEAMKLAIQRAMTNSPSIDELIANRYTITHEMYDPETGESQW, from the coding sequence ATGTCAGATTCATATTGGTTCAGAACCGGCGAAGCCACCGTATTTTCCAGCGAAGGTCAAGGTACCGATGCAATGCCGGAAATCCTGATCGGCGATGTCAAAGGGCCGGCTGGCATCGCCTTTGCCAACCTGATGGGGCAAACCGCAGGCCATACCCGGATGTTCGCGATTCGCGCCTGCAATCAACAGGTGCGGCCCGCGACCATCATGGTGCCGAAGGTTACGATCAAGTCCTCGGCTTATGTCAACCTGCTGGGCGGACCGGTGCAATCCGCCGTGGCGGATGCGGTGATCGATAGCGTCGCCGACGGTGTGATTCCACGTTTGCAAGCCAATGAGCTGTGCATCATCGCGATGCTGTGGATAGATCCTTCTTGCGCCACCAACCCGAATCTGGATCGCAAGGATTTGTATCGCACCAACTATGAAGCGATGAAACTGGCGATACAACGCGCAATGACCAATTCGCCCAGCATCGATGAACTGATCGCCAATCGTTACACCATCACGCACGAAATGTATGACCCGGAAACCGGCGAGTCGCAGTGGTAA
- a CDS encoding OmpA family protein has product MKKQYITLPLAALALSLTACTNPKIDTSDLKAEIDASRAGHYGQAMLHEEVSEEYLEDANEILGHLEKDHYWNINEKQKAIEAARAAAHHRLESEKEMCKWLTEVHAQNHHHVEAIHETVAYFKTGSAVPFKVEEKSIDRIGRWLESHPDATAAVTASTDTVGKPAANQALSEKRANAVSQHLIAHGARPNQLTVKAVGEAAGPDNTPNQNHRVAIVITAHPDYIDCPNVK; this is encoded by the coding sequence ATGAAAAAACAATACATTACCCTGCCGCTAGCGGCTTTGGCCCTCTCCTTGACAGCGTGTACCAATCCAAAAATTGACACATCCGATTTGAAGGCTGAAATCGATGCCTCCAGAGCCGGCCACTACGGTCAAGCCATGCTGCACGAAGAGGTCAGTGAAGAATATCTGGAAGATGCCAATGAAATCCTGGGGCATTTAGAGAAAGACCATTACTGGAACATCAACGAAAAACAAAAAGCGATCGAGGCAGCCAGAGCAGCCGCGCATCATCGTTTGGAATCCGAAAAAGAGATGTGCAAATGGTTAACCGAAGTGCATGCGCAAAACCATCACCATGTCGAAGCGATTCATGAAACCGTAGCCTACTTCAAAACCGGTAGCGCGGTGCCGTTTAAAGTCGAGGAAAAATCCATCGATAGAATCGGCCGCTGGCTGGAATCGCATCCCGATGCGACCGCAGCCGTCACTGCATCCACCGATACCGTTGGCAAGCCTGCGGCAAATCAGGCATTGTCTGAAAAAAGGGCCAATGCGGTTAGCCAGCACTTGATAGCGCATGGCGCGCGGCCGAACCAATTGACCGTCAAAGCCGTTGGCGAAGCGGCAGGTCCGGACAATACGCCGAATCAGAATCATCGCGTCGCGATTGTCATCACCGCGCACCCTGACTACATCGATTGTCCTAACGTAAAATAA
- a CDS encoding exosortase system-associated protein, TIGR04073 family yields the protein MNNNKLLAACVLTGALMTAPTAHAESYITGFSNKVSQGFANMAFGFIEIPKNIINVSNDHNIFVGMTWGLLRGAVHGVSRTVVGTAELITSPIPTNEFAAPAYIWDRFSEDSRYFGLHYPGYWTTYGPLDDGDDD from the coding sequence ATGAATAACAATAAACTCTTAGCCGCCTGCGTTCTAACCGGCGCACTAATGACGGCACCCACCGCCCATGCAGAAAGCTATATCACTGGTTTTAGCAACAAGGTGAGCCAGGGCTTTGCGAACATGGCATTTGGTTTTATCGAAATTCCCAAAAACATCATCAATGTTTCCAACGACCACAATATTTTTGTCGGCATGACCTGGGGATTACTGCGTGGCGCGGTACATGGTGTTAGCCGCACGGTAGTCGGCACGGCGGAACTGATCACATCGCCGATTCCAACCAATGAATTTGCAGCGCCAGCCTACATCTGGGATCGCTTCAGTGAGGATAGCCGCTACTTTGGCCTGCATTATCCTGGCTATTGGACCACTTATGGCCCATTGGACGATGGCGACGATGACTAA